In Eupeodes corollae chromosome 3, idEupCoro1.1, whole genome shotgun sequence, a single genomic region encodes these proteins:
- the LOC129949970 gene encoding uncharacterized protein LOC129949970, which translates to MKYITTSEDDFSCNEGITDPPSDNSNHETLESITIDDDDEDGNENEASLESSLDESARTSKQLRKACRNSGQAYVTSAGKLVPAKKVVPLTECRAKCNTRFTFEMQQAIFNEYWSLGTYEKRAEYVASMITVINKKSNRPRNLDADREKLRTKTYSYCLELGGKVLPTCKGCFLKTLDESEGMVKTVATKIRTGPSGRHLCNEMMRSSHSPRHGDVEIISARSTLPFFC; encoded by the coding sequence ATGAAATATATAACGACATCAGAAGATGACTTCTCTTGTAACGAGGGCATAACCGATCCACCCAGCGACAATTCGAACCATGAAACTCTCGAGTCTATAACTatcgacgatgacgacgaggaTGGCAATGAAAATGAGGCCAGTCTCGAGTCCAGCTTGGATGAGAGCGCTCGAACATCCAAGCAACTAAGAAAAGCCTGTCGCAATAGTGGCCAAGCCTATGTGACCAGCGCTGGCAAACTCGTGCCTGCCAAGAAGGTGGTTCCTCTCACTGAATGCCGTGCCAAATGCAACACCAGATTCACCTTCGAAATGCAACAAGCCATCTTCAATGAATACTGGTCCCTGGGAACCTACGAGAAACGAGCCGAATATGTTGCGTCCATGATAACAGTCATCAATAAGAAATCCAATCGTCCACGAAACTTAGACGCTGACAGGgagaaattaagaacaaaaacttaTTCGTATTGCCTGGAGTTAGGTGGCAAAGTACTACCCACATGCAAGGGATGTTTCCTAAAAACTCTCGACGAATCCGAGGGTATGGTTAAGACAGTTGCAACAAAAATCCGAACCGGTCCATCAGGTAGACATCTGTGCAATGAGATGATGCGAAGTAGCCACAGTCCTAGACATGGAGATGTTGAAATTATTTCTGCCAGGAGTACACTTCCATTCTTTTGTTAG